A window of Mesoplasma chauliocola contains these coding sequences:
- the map gene encoding type I methionyl aminopeptidase, translating to MAVTIKTLQEIEKMRIAGQVLAEAIQMLKSMIKPGVNCLELDKAFEEFITNKGCESNFKGYHGYPKTICISINEQLVHGIPQDRILQDGDIVSVDTGCIFEGYHADSAFSVICGIAKDKKHDILLKVTEECLDLAINCLAPGVRLGTIGDIIQTHAESFGFGVPRDYTGHGIGTQMHEDPFIPNYGRKDTGMRLQAGMVICIEPMIQMGTYKTKLAADNWTVLSADKSMTAHFEHTILITDSGYEVLTKSKR from the coding sequence ATGGCTGTAACTATCAAGACACTTCAAGAAATTGAAAAAATGCGTATTGCTGGACAAGTTTTAGCAGAGGCAATTCAAATGCTAAAATCAATGATTAAACCGGGCGTAAATTGTTTGGAATTAGATAAAGCATTTGAAGAATTTATAACTAATAAGGGTTGTGAATCAAACTTTAAAGGGTATCATGGATATCCAAAAACAATATGTATTTCTATTAATGAACAGTTAGTACATGGAATTCCACAAGACCGAATTTTGCAAGATGGTGATATAGTTTCTGTTGATACAGGTTGTATTTTTGAAGGATATCATGCTGATAGTGCATTTAGTGTGATATGCGGTATTGCAAAAGATAAAAAACATGATATACTATTAAAAGTCACTGAAGAATGTTTGGATTTAGCTATTAATTGTTTAGCTCCAGGTGTTCGTCTTGGAACTATTGGAGACATTATTCAAACTCATGCTGAAAGCTTCGGATTTGGTGTACCAAGAGATTACACAGGACATGGAATTGGGACACAAATGCATGAAGACCCTTTTATACCAAATTATGGGAGAAAAGACACAGGAATGCGTTTGCAAGCTGGAATGGTAATTTGTATTGAACCTATGATTCAAATGGGGACTTACAAAACAAAACTTGCAGCAGACAATTGAACAGTTCTATCAGCTGACAAGAGTATGACTGCTCACTTTGAACACACTATCTTAATCACAGATAGCGGTTATGAAGTATTAACTAAATCAAAAAGATAG
- the infA gene encoding translation initiation factor IF-1 yields the protein MAKEAEMEFEGTVVEVLPNAKFKVQLENDIVIDAHVSGKIRMHYIRILPGDKVTVVISPYDMTRGRITYRKIAKKAEV from the coding sequence ATGGCTAAAGAAGCAGAAATGGAATTTGAAGGTACAGTTGTTGAAGTATTGCCAAATGCAAAATTTAAAGTTCAACTGGAAAACGACATAGTTATTGATGCACACGTGTCAGGTAAAATCCGAATGCATTACATTCGCATCTTACCTGGAGATAAAGTAACTGTCGTGATATCACCTTATGATATGACACGTGGAAGAATTACATATAGAAAAATTGCTAAGAAAGCAGAAGTGTAA
- the rpmJ gene encoding 50S ribosomal protein L36 gives MKVRSSVKKICDKCRVIRRKGRVMIICAQPKHKQRQG, from the coding sequence ATGAAAGTAAGATCATCAGTCAAAAAAATTTGCGACAAATGTCGTGTTATTAGACGTAAAGGCCGCGTAATGATCATTTGTGCACAACCAAAGCACAAACAAAGACAAGGTTAA
- the rpsM gene encoding 30S ribosomal protein S13 codes for MARISGVEIPNEKRVVISLTYIYGIGLSTSQKVLAKLNISEDVRTRDLTEEQIKLISTEISNFKVEGELRREVSLNIKRLMEIGCYRGLRHRKGLPVRGQSSKTNARTVKGPRKTVANKKK; via the coding sequence ATGGCTCGTATTAGTGGAGTAGAAATCCCAAACGAAAAAAGAGTTGTAATTTCATTGACATACATTTATGGAATTGGATTATCAACATCTCAAAAAGTTTTAGCTAAGTTAAACATAAGCGAAGATGTTCGTACTAGAGATTTAACTGAAGAACAAATTAAATTAATTTCTACAGAAATTTCAAACTTTAAGGTTGAAGGAGAATTACGTAGAGAAGTTTCATTAAACATTAAACGTTTAATGGAAATAGGATGTTACAGAGGATTAAGACACCGTAAAGGATTACCTGTAAGAGGGCAATCTTCAAAAACAAACGCAAGAACTGTTAAAGGTCCAAGAAAAACTGTAGCTAACAAGAAAAAATAG
- the rpsK gene encoding 30S ribosomal protein S11, whose product MAKPKSNNTKKRIKKNIPKGIAHIHSTFNNTIVTISDEKGNVLSWSSAGAIGFKGSKKSTPYAAQMISEAAAKGAMDQGVKSVQVEVKGPGPGRDAAVRALTIAGMEVTSIKDCTPIPHNGVRPKKRPRK is encoded by the coding sequence ATGGCAAAACCAAAATCAAATAATACAAAAAAACGTATTAAGAAAAATATTCCAAAAGGTATCGCTCACATTCACTCTACTTTTAATAACACAATTGTTACTATAAGTGATGAAAAAGGAAACGTACTTTCTTGATCAAGTGCTGGAGCAATCGGGTTCAAAGGTTCTAAAAAATCTACACCTTATGCTGCACAAATGATTTCAGAGGCAGCTGCTAAAGGTGCAATGGATCAAGGTGTTAAATCTGTTCAAGTTGAAGTTAAAGGTCCAGGTCCAGGTCGTGATGCTGCTGTTAGAGCGTTAACAATTGCTGGGATGGAAGTAACTTCAATAAAGGATTGTACACCAATCCCTCATAATGGAGTTCGTCCTAAAAAACGCCCAAGAAAATAA
- a CDS encoding DNA-directed RNA polymerase subunit alpha, giving the protein MKQFNKPEFGIVKESPNKFYGKFEATPLERGFAVTLGNALRRTLLSSTPGASVYAIKIAGAQHEFTSISGIEENVTRIVLNIKKLILRIDNAIYSDDETVELKVGTSTVGPVTAGSLVLPAGVEVLNKDLVIANVAEGGNLDLVLYAKNSRGYKTFKENKELKNVVPGMITIDSNYSPILKVAYGATPINLGKAQDFEKLILEVETDGSILASEAVSLASRILISHFDVFTTLAEEVEEVAIMGVETVEEKELDKPVEELEFTQRSLNCLKRAGISTLRELVSKTEDEIQDIRNLGRKSLKEIKDKVASLELTFKQN; this is encoded by the coding sequence ATGAAACAATTTAACAAACCAGAATTCGGAATTGTAAAAGAATCACCAAATAAGTTTTATGGGAAGTTCGAAGCAACACCTCTAGAAAGAGGGTTTGCTGTAACTTTAGGTAATGCTTTAAGAAGAACATTATTATCTTCAACACCAGGAGCTAGTGTTTATGCAATTAAAATTGCAGGAGCGCAGCATGAATTTACTTCAATCTCAGGTATTGAAGAAAATGTAACTCGTATAGTTTTAAATATTAAGAAATTAATATTAAGAATTGACAATGCAATTTACAGTGATGATGAAACTGTAGAACTAAAAGTAGGTACATCAACAGTTGGCCCAGTTACTGCTGGAAGCTTAGTTTTACCAGCAGGAGTTGAGGTTTTAAATAAAGACCTTGTTATTGCTAATGTTGCTGAGGGTGGTAATTTAGATTTAGTATTATATGCTAAAAACTCAAGAGGTTACAAAACTTTCAAAGAGAACAAAGAATTAAAAAATGTAGTGCCAGGAATGATTACGATTGATTCAAACTACTCACCTATTCTTAAAGTTGCTTATGGAGCAACTCCAATTAACTTAGGTAAAGCACAAGATTTTGAAAAATTAATCTTGGAAGTAGAAACAGATGGATCAATCTTAGCATCAGAAGCAGTTTCACTAGCATCTAGAATTCTAATTTCACACTTTGACGTATTTACAACTTTAGCTGAAGAAGTTGAAGAAGTAGCTATTATGGGTGTTGAAACTGTTGAAGAAAAAGAGTTAGATAAACCTGTTGAAGAATTAGAGTTTACACAAAGAAGTTTAAACTGTTTAAAACGTGCTGGAATCAGTACATTAAGAGAATTAGTTTCTAAGACAGAAGATGAAATTCAAGATATTAGAAACTTAGGACGTAAGTCTTTAAAAGAAATTAAAGATAAAGTTGCGTCTTTAGAATTAACATTCAAACAAAATTAA
- the rplQ gene encoding 50S ribosomal protein L17 — translation MSYIQKQGKNTAWRVALMRNLTSELIVSERLEITETRAKELRKHLDKMVTLAKRGDLHARRQAASWLRNIEASSKEDVLQKLFTTIAKKYKDRDGGYTRILKLDNRKGDNAPMVIIELV, via the coding sequence ATGTCATATATTCAAAAACAAGGTAAGAATACTGCATGAAGAGTAGCTTTAATGCGTAACTTAACTAGTGAATTAATTGTTTCAGAACGCTTAGAAATTACTGAAACAAGAGCTAAAGAATTAAGAAAACATTTAGATAAAATGGTTACTTTAGCAAAACGTGGTGATTTACACGCAAGACGTCAAGCTGCTTCATGATTAAGAAATATTGAAGCAAGTTCAAAAGAAGATGTTTTACAAAAATTATTTACAACTATCGCTAAAAAGTATAAAGATAGAGACGGTGGATACACTCGTATCTTAAAATTAGATAACCGAAAAGGTGATAATGCACCAATGGTTATTATCGAATTAGTTTAA
- a CDS encoding energy-coupling factor transporter ATPase — translation MKKEFKDSVKDHGRGAQLTKLDKVAVKVENLKFKYAPDFPYALNEVNFEINDGEYVAVIGHNGSGKSTLSKILIGVLSAQEGHVSIYGNVVTRDNLDQARKFLGIVFQNPDNQFIGSSVEADIAFGLENKRVNPKDMQKIIYDSAKKVGMENFLDKEPLNLSGGQKQRVAIASALALNPDILIFDEATSMLDPKGNREIKEIMVELRDKMKKTIISITHDMDEILNADKVIVMNAGRLVKIGKPEEVLKDKEFLRGIKLEIPFLSLVEEALDKEGIKIKHSQNMDELVKQLCK, via the coding sequence TTAAAAAAGGAATTTAAAGATTCAGTTAAAGATCATGGAAGAGGTGCACAACTTACAAAACTTGATAAAGTTGCCGTTAAAGTCGAAAACTTAAAATTTAAATATGCTCCTGACTTTCCTTATGCTCTAAACGAAGTTAACTTTGAAATTAATGATGGTGAATACGTTGCTGTTATTGGGCATAATGGTTCTGGTAAATCAACTTTATCAAAGATATTAATTGGAGTATTATCTGCTCAAGAAGGGCATGTAAGCATTTATGGCAATGTTGTTACACGAGATAATCTAGATCAAGCTCGTAAATTTTTAGGAATTGTATTCCAAAACCCTGATAATCAATTTATAGGTTCTAGTGTTGAAGCTGATATTGCATTTGGATTAGAAAATAAACGTGTTAATCCAAAAGACATGCAAAAAATAATTTATGATTCAGCTAAAAAAGTTGGAATGGAAAATTTCTTAGATAAAGAACCATTAAATCTTTCTGGGGGACAAAAACAACGTGTTGCTATTGCAAGTGCATTAGCATTAAACCCTGACATTTTAATATTTGATGAAGCAACAAGTATGCTTGATCCAAAGGGTAATAGAGAAATAAAAGAAATTATGGTTGAGCTTAGAGATAAAATGAAGAAAACTATTATTTCTATTACACACGATATGGATGAAATTTTAAATGCTGATAAGGTTATTGTTATGAATGCTGGGCGCTTGGTAAAAATAGGTAAACCTGAAGAAGTATTAAAAGATAAAGAGTTTTTAAGAGGAATTAAATTAGAAATTCCATTTCTATCTTTAGTTGAAGAAGCTTTAGATAAAGAAGGAATTAAAATTAAACATAGTCAAAATATGGATGAGTTGGTGAAACAATTATGCAAGTAA
- a CDS encoding energy-coupling factor transporter ATPase — MQVNKKEIKQNLKKWKEERKQIESFSFTGDIILDNVSYTYSKRTPFEFRALDNANLIISDKKITCVIGTTGSGKSTMIQLTNGLLISETGQTIIGDYKIPAGLKKIKEVKDLRREVGLVFQFPEYQLFQDTIEKDIAFGPIHLGANKEEVYKKIPELLDLVSLPREYAKRSPFELSGGQKRRTAIAGIIAMDGKTLVLDEPTGGLDPKGEEDFMNLFLRLNKSQGKRIIMVTHNMDQVLKVADEVIVMHEGKVISKGSPFEIFSNEDLLSKIQIEPPKLYKLMYKLREQGIDLIDKNIRTIDEFAKAYSELRKEK, encoded by the coding sequence ATGCAAGTAAATAAAAAAGAAATAAAACAAAATTTAAAGAAATGAAAAGAAGAAAGAAAGCAGATTGAAAGCTTTTCATTTACAGGAGATATAATTTTAGATAATGTAAGTTATACATATTCAAAAAGAACACCTTTTGAATTTAGAGCACTTGACAATGCCAATCTAATAATTTCTGATAAAAAAATTACTTGTGTTATTGGAACAACTGGTTCTGGTAAATCAACAATGATTCAATTGACTAATGGATTATTAATTTCAGAAACAGGTCAAACAATTATAGGTGATTATAAAATTCCAGCAGGTTTAAAGAAAATAAAAGAAGTAAAAGATTTAAGAAGAGAAGTAGGATTAGTTTTCCAATTCCCTGAATATCAATTGTTCCAAGATACAATTGAAAAAGACATTGCTTTTGGACCAATACACTTAGGTGCTAATAAAGAAGAAGTATATAAAAAAATCCCTGAATTATTAGATTTGGTATCTCTTCCAAGAGAATACGCTAAAAGATCTCCATTTGAATTATCAGGTGGACAAAAAAGAAGAACAGCTATTGCAGGAATTATTGCTATGGATGGTAAAACTTTAGTTCTTGATGAACCAACCGGAGGATTAGATCCAAAAGGTGAAGAGGACTTTATGAATTTATTTTTAAGACTAAATAAAAGTCAAGGCAAAAGAATTATTATGGTAACTCATAACATGGACCAAGTTTTAAAAGTTGCTGATGAAGTTATTGTTATGCATGAAGGAAAAGTTATTTCTAAAGGAAGTCCCTTTGAAATTTTTTCAAATGAGGATTTATTAAGCAAGATTCAAATTGAACCTCCAAAATTATACAAGTTGATGTATAAATTAAGAGAACAAGGAATAGATTTAATAGATAAAAATATTAGAACAATTGATGAATTTGCAAAAGCATATAGTGAATTAAGAAAGGAGAAATAA
- a CDS encoding energy-coupling factor transporter transmembrane component T family protein: MRVTFGRYLPKNSIIHAMDPRFKLVMIILLMVSIFLPIGFTGYIICAIVILSLFAISKLSFRMLLGLLPPVLFVFLVIFIMNAFLTHPEASLIQYFLDPANATPGIWINESGNAGQFLVNMKDVTNLPDGYQNIGLFYKMGPAWFSEKALYNALIMSFRIYLMISLTCILTASTSPLQLTLAIEDLLYPLKWIGIPVYILSMIISIALRMIPTLIDEAGRIMKAQSSRGIDVHNGKLKDKVKGLTSLIIPLLVSAFQKAEDLSYAMEARGYDPYSKRTRYIQFKFKTADLMLMLFALAVMVFLILYSFGVLGLWHINLPRLDTILGLKNTL, translated from the coding sequence ATGAGAGTAACATTTGGTAGATATTTACCTAAAAATTCTATTATCCATGCGATGGATCCAAGATTTAAGTTAGTTATGATTATTCTTTTAATGGTAAGTATATTTTTACCAATAGGGTTTACAGGCTACATTATTTGTGCAATAGTAATATTATCTTTGTTTGCTATTTCAAAATTGAGTTTTAGAATGCTACTTGGGTTATTACCACCAGTTTTATTTGTATTTTTAGTTATATTTATTATGAATGCATTTCTTACACACCCAGAAGCCTCATTAATTCAATATTTCTTAGATCCAGCAAATGCAACACCTGGAATTTGAATTAATGAAAGTGGAAATGCGGGTCAGTTCCTTGTTAACATGAAAGACGTGACAAATTTACCTGATGGTTATCAAAATATTGGTTTATTTTATAAAATGGGGCCTGCTTGATTCAGTGAGAAAGCATTATATAATGCCTTAATTATGTCATTTCGAATTTACTTGATGATCTCATTAACTTGTATATTGACAGCTTCAACTTCCCCTTTACAATTAACTCTAGCAATTGAAGACTTGCTTTACCCACTTAAATGAATTGGAATACCTGTATATATTTTATCTATGATAATTTCTATTGCTTTACGTATGATTCCTACTTTAATTGATGAAGCGGGAAGAATTATGAAAGCTCAGTCTTCAAGAGGTATTGATGTTCATAATGGTAAATTAAAGGATAAAGTTAAGGGATTGACATCTTTAATTATTCCCTTGCTTGTCTCAGCTTTCCAAAAAGCAGAGGATTTATCTTATGCTATGGAAGCAAGAGGATATGATCCTTATTCAAAAAGAACAAGATATATTCAATTTAAATTTAAAACTGCAGATTTAATGCTAATGCTATTTGCTCTTGCTGTTATGGTGTTCTTAATTTTATATTCATTTGGTGTTTTAGGATTATGACATATTAATCTACCAAGACTTGACACAATTTTAGGGTTAAAAAATACTTTATAA
- the truA gene encoding tRNA pseudouridine(38-40) synthase TruA yields MFKYLLTLEYDGSDFHGWIEQPNTLTIQGELNKAISKVTKRAKFKTIGASKTDAGVHALDQKVILKLDFKPNLELFKSAINKALPETIHIIEIVFVDSDFNIRSVKYKEYSYTINDFKYDLKTNRFELNWKYDQIDILKLQNIFNMFIGTHEFKLFSGLSFDEINAKNIITFRNIENIKVERINNRVVIKFKAKGFIRYQIRMIVQSSLNCYLSKRINEFEIKQKLTGEGEKPPFNAPAKGLKLDKIVFNK; encoded by the coding sequence ATGTTTAAATACTTATTAACTTTAGAATATGATGGATCTGACTTTCATGGTTGAATAGAACAACCTAACACTTTAACAATTCAAGGAGAATTAAATAAAGCAATTAGTAAAGTAACAAAAAGAGCCAAATTTAAAACAATTGGCGCAAGTAAAACTGATGCAGGAGTTCATGCTCTTGACCAAAAAGTTATTTTAAAATTAGATTTTAAACCAAACCTAGAATTGTTTAAAAGTGCAATAAATAAGGCACTACCAGAAACAATTCATATTATAGAGATTGTTTTTGTAGACTCAGATTTTAATATAAGAAGTGTAAAATACAAAGAATACTCTTATACAATTAATGATTTCAAATACGATTTAAAAACTAACAGATTTGAACTGAATTGAAAATATGATCAAATAGATATTTTAAAATTACAAAATATTTTTAATATGTTTATAGGTACTCATGAATTTAAACTTTTTTCAGGTTTGAGTTTTGATGAAATAAATGCAAAAAACATCATAACTTTTAGGAATATAGAAAATATAAAAGTTGAAAGAATTAATAATAGAGTTGTGATCAAATTTAAAGCTAAAGGTTTTATAAGATACCAAATAAGAATGATTGTTCAATCCTCTTTAAATTGCTATTTAAGTAAAAGAATTAATGAATTTGAAATTAAACAGAAGTTGACTGGTGAAGGTGAGAAACCACCATTTAATGCACCAGCTAAAGGTTTAAAATTAGATAAAATTGTGTTTAATAAATAA